The genomic window GCAGAGTACCGTGAGCCTGAGCTACTTCGCGGCCTCCGATTTTGACCAACTTGTTGTTGCAGGTGCCTTGAGTGCAGCCGGTTCATTGGTGCCCGCGACGTACAACGGTCGATGTGGCGAGGTGTTTCCGGCAATCGTGCGGCCGGCCGCCCTGTCCTCCGGAGCCTTCAGTCCCGGGGGCAGCCAGTATCCTGGGGTCGGTTGGCGGGCATGGCCGGCGGGGGACACGATCCTCGCCGTTGGGCACGACCCCAGCGCGCTCGTCTCCGCGCGGAGCAGTGGTGCGCTCATTGAGGGAGCACCGCCGATCGCCGGCCACGTCTGCCTGGGCGGAACGGGCCCGACCGCCCCGGTCCACGCCACCTTCGCGTCGGTCTTCGGCGAGTTCACCATGTCACCAAGCCAGGTGACGTTCAACGTGGCGACCTGGGGACTGCCCGTCCCGGTCACGGTCAGCGCGGTAGATGATGCACGCGCGGATGGCCAGGTGCTCGACTCGCTGTCCCAGACGCTCGCCAGCGCGGATCCCGCCTATCAGGGCTATACACGGAGGGTGCCGGCCTACGTCAATGACAATGACCCGCCGGTCGACCTCGCGCTGACCCTGGTCTCCGCGCCGTCGGTGGTCAACCTGAGCCAGGTTGCCGAGGCACGCTATCGCATCACCAACAACGGTCCCGGCACCTCGACTGGATCCAGCCTCTCCATTCCTTCGCTGGTCGGCGTGACCTACCAATCCGCTGGCGCGGGGGTCACCTGTACGACCTCCGCCAGTACGTTGACCTGCACGGTGGGAGCCCTGGCCAGCGGGGCGAGCCTGGAGTTCGTTGTCGTGTTCAGGGCGTCGACGTCGGGCAGCTGGACCAACACGGCACAGGTGAGCGGCAGTGACTATGACCACGTGAGCACGAACAACTCGGCGGCGTGGATGTTTACCGTCCCCTGAGTGCCGCCCGCATCTCGGCCGACTCGCCCTAGGCCCGTCCCCGGGGCGAGTCCCCGTGGTGGCTATGGACGCGGCGCGTCCACGGGGGCGCGCTGGGGCGCAGGCAGTCGTTTGGCTTCCACGCAGTGGCCGTCTCCCCCTTCCCGAGCGCGCGATACACCGCGGCGAGCCGGTCGATCGTCCCGTTCCACATGATCGGTGCGCGCGATGGGTTGCTGCCAGGGCGGCGAGCGCCTTCTCGTAGTGTGTCACCGCCTCCGGGCGTTTGCCCAACTCGGCGTAGCTACGCGCCATCCCACCGTATGACGCCGCCGTCGACGGATGGTTGGGCCCCAATGCCGCCGTCCGCACCTGCACGGCAGCCGCGTACTCCACGAGCGCCTCGCGATAGCGCTTCATGTTGATCAGCGTGGCCGCGGTCGCGTTCAGGGCGTCGCCCACCAGCGGGTGTCCGGGGCCGACCGTGCGGCGGAAGAACGCCACGGCGTCGCGCTTCATGCGCAGCGCCTCTCCAGGGCGGCCGAGGGCTTCCACGGTGGACGCAATATTCAGCTGCGTGATGCCGATGCTCGGATGCGACGGGTCAAGGGTCGCGCGACGCATGGCGAGCGCACGTTGCTGGATCGGCTCGGCCTCCGCCGGCCGTTGCTGCTCGTACAGGTTGGCACCCAGGTTGCTCAACGTGACCGCGAGCAGGGGATGCGGGTCCGGGAGTGCCGCCTCCACGATAGCCGTGATCTCACGCAGCAAGGTCTCCGCAGGCGCAAACTTGCGCTGGACCATCAACTGCGTGGCCAGGTTGTTCATGGGACCGGCCACCCGAGGGTGCTGTGATCCGAGATCGGCCCGCGCCATCTCGATCGCCGCGACCAGCAGGGACTCGCCCTCGGCGAACCGCGCGAGGTTACCCAACAGCGAGCCGAGGTCCGACAGGCGATCTGCAACCTCCACATCGTCGTCGGGGTGCACTTCGCGCGCCAGCGCTAGCGCCTCGCGGTAGATGGGTTCGGCCTCTGCCAGACGGCCCTGCGTGCGGACGCTGTTCGCCAGCGTGGTGAGCGCCCGCACACGATCCTTGCGGCCTGCGGTATCTCGCGCGAGCA from Gemmatimonadota bacterium includes these protein-coding regions:
- a CDS encoding tetratricopeptide repeat protein, with product MSDGTRCARATFMVEGATQVRRDLAAQPLLQARLLHLLGRAWADLGDYPAAEQLYNEALAIRRRVLAPGATDIAATELSLGTVAWQAGRAATAESTLRRVLPLLARDTAGRKDRVRALTTLANSVRTQGRLAEAEPIYREALALAREVHPDDDVEVADRLSDLGSLLGNLARFAEGESLLVAAIEMARADLGSQHPRVAGPMNNLATQLMVQRKFAPAETLLREITAIVEAALPDPHPLLAVTLSNLGANLYEQQRPAEAEPIQQRALAMRRATLDPSHPSIGITQLNIASTVEALGRPGEALRMKRDAVAFFRRTVGPGHPLVGDALNATAATLINMKRYREALVEYAAAVQVRTAALGPNHPSTAASYGGMARSYAELGKRPEAVTHYEKALAALAATHRAHRSCGTGRSTGSPRCIARSGRGRRPLRGSQTTACAPARPRGRAASIATTGTRPGDGPRASRPRCGRHSGDGKHPRRRVVRAHVVIVTAAHLCRVGPAARRRRPEHDNELQARPAGQGSHRAGQRTGGGRTGDPRASGLVGHADQRRNGEAGSSRGAGTVVGDAIACLGNLAQVDHRRRGDQGQREVDRRVIVIDVGRHPPCIALIGGIRAGERLGQRVEHLAIRACIIYRADRDRDGQSPGRHVERHLAW